From one Rhizobium sp. CIAT894 genomic stretch:
- a CDS encoding molybdopterin oxidoreductase family protein produces the protein MNSRYREFLWLLAAEALQYTKAMNIATPIHAKSPKLDSKVGHTACPHDCPSTCALEVEIAEDGRIGRVRGANDHSYTSGVICAKVARYAERLYHPDRLMHPLRRTGAKGAGQWQQISWDDALDEIAEAFVKAEARDGSEAIWPYFYAGTMGWVQRDSIDRLRHAKRYSGFFSSICTNPAWTGFTVATGALRGPDPREMGRTDCVVIWGTNAVSTQVNVMTHAIKSRKERGARIVVIDIYDNPTMKQADMALIVKPGTDAALACAVMHIAFRDGYADREYMAKYADDPEGLEAHLKTRTPQWAAAITGLSVDEIEAFARLVGTTKKTFFRLGYGFTRQRNGAVAMHAAASIATVLGSWQYEGGGAFHSNTDIFRMNNAELTGRSMKDADIRMLDQSQIGRVLTGDAVALRHRGPVTAMLIQNTNPANIAPEQRLVRRGFARDDLFVAVHEQFMTETADIADIVLPATMFVEHDDIYRAGGQNHILLGPKLVEPPPSVRTNLFVIEELAKRLGVADRPGFGFTAREMVDRVLEASGLPDYEHFLEHKWFDRQPAFEEAHFLNGFAHPDGRFHFRPDWINQPAPNKPPAAIGVLGPHAALPAFPDQVDVIEVADPEHPFRLATSPARNFLNSSFSETKTSRQKEGRPEVMINPADAEAGGIAHGDLVRIGNSRGDLRIHARITTEVKSGVLIAEGLWPNKAHVDGEGINVLTGADPVAPYGGAAVHDNKVWLRKDAI, from the coding sequence ATGAATTCGCGTTATCGAGAGTTTTTGTGGCTTTTGGCCGCAGAAGCCTTGCAATATACAAAGGCCATGAACATTGCGACCCCCATCCACGCCAAATCCCCGAAGCTGGACAGCAAGGTCGGCCACACGGCCTGTCCGCACGACTGTCCCTCCACCTGCGCGCTGGAGGTCGAGATAGCGGAGGATGGCCGCATCGGCCGCGTGCGTGGTGCAAACGATCATTCCTACACCTCGGGCGTCATCTGCGCCAAGGTCGCCCGTTATGCCGAACGGCTTTATCATCCCGACCGGCTGATGCATCCCTTGCGCCGCACCGGGGCCAAGGGGGCAGGGCAGTGGCAGCAGATTTCCTGGGACGATGCGCTTGACGAGATCGCCGAAGCCTTCGTGAAGGCCGAGGCGAGGGACGGCAGCGAGGCGATCTGGCCCTATTTCTATGCCGGCACCATGGGCTGGGTGCAGCGCGATTCCATCGATCGCCTGCGCCATGCCAAGCGTTATTCCGGTTTCTTCTCGTCGATCTGCACCAACCCCGCCTGGACCGGCTTCACCGTGGCGACCGGCGCGCTGCGCGGTCCCGATCCGCGCGAAATGGGCCGCACCGATTGCGTCGTCATCTGGGGCACCAATGCGGTCTCGACGCAGGTCAACGTGATGACCCATGCCATCAAGTCGCGCAAGGAGCGCGGCGCCAGGATCGTCGTCATCGACATCTACGACAATCCGACGATGAAGCAGGCCGACATGGCGCTGATCGTCAAGCCGGGCACCGATGCAGCACTCGCCTGCGCCGTCATGCACATCGCCTTCCGCGACGGCTATGCCGACCGTGAATACATGGCGAAATACGCCGACGATCCGGAGGGTCTCGAAGCGCATCTGAAGACCAGGACGCCGCAATGGGCGGCTGCGATCACCGGCCTCTCGGTCGACGAGATCGAAGCCTTCGCCCGCCTCGTCGGCACGACGAAGAAGACCTTCTTCCGCCTGGGCTATGGCTTCACCCGCCAGCGCAACGGGGCTGTTGCCATGCATGCGGCCGCCTCGATCGCCACAGTTCTCGGCTCCTGGCAATATGAGGGCGGTGGCGCCTTCCATTCGAACACCGATATATTCCGCATGAACAATGCGGAACTGACCGGCCGGTCGATGAAGGATGCCGATATCCGCATGCTCGACCAGTCGCAGATCGGCCGGGTGCTGACCGGCGATGCGGTGGCGCTGCGCCATCGCGGCCCGGTGACGGCCATGTTGATCCAGAACACCAATCCGGCCAACATCGCCCCCGAGCAGCGCCTCGTCAGGCGCGGCTTTGCCCGCGACGACCTCTTCGTTGCCGTCCACGAGCAGTTCATGACCGAAACGGCCGACATCGCCGATATCGTCCTGCCCGCGACGATGTTCGTCGAGCACGACGATATCTACCGCGCCGGCGGCCAGAACCATATTCTGCTGGGGCCGAAGCTGGTCGAGCCGCCGCCAAGCGTGCGCACCAATCTCTTCGTCATCGAGGAACTGGCCAAACGCCTCGGCGTCGCCGATCGCCCCGGCTTCGGCTTCACCGCCCGCGAGATGGTCGACCGCGTGCTCGAAGCGAGTGGACTGCCGGATTACGAGCATTTCCTCGAGCACAAATGGTTCGACCGCCAGCCGGCTTTCGAGGAGGCGCATTTCCTGAACGGCTTTGCCCATCCCGATGGCAGGTTCCATTTCCGCCCGGACTGGATCAATCAGCCGGCGCCGAACAAGCCGCCGGCGGCCATCGGCGTGCTCGGGCCGCATGCTGCGCTGCCGGCCTTCCCGGATCAGGTCGATGTCATCGAAGTCGCCGATCCCGAGCATCCCTTCCGTCTCGCCACCTCGCCGGCGCGTAACTTCCTGAATTCGAGCTTCTCCGAGACCAAGACCTCCCGCCAGAAGGAGGGCCGCCCCGAGGTGATGATCAATCCGGCCGACGCCGAAGCCGGCGGCATCGCTCATGGCGATCTCGTCCGCATCGGCAACAGCCGCGGCGACCTGCGCATCCACGCCCGCATCACCACCGAAGTGAAATCGGGCGTGCTGATCGCCGAGGGCCTCTGGCCGAACAAGGCGCATGTCGACGGCGAGGGTATCAACGTTTTGACCGGTGCTGACCCGGTCGCGCCCTATGGCGGGGCGGCCGTACACGACAACAAGGTCTGGCTTCGCAAGGACGCAATATGA